GCTGCGATCGTGAGTGCCACGACGGGGATGTTGACGAGCAGAGCCGATCCCCACCAGAAGCCCTCCAGCAGCGCGCCGCTGATGATCGGTCCGATGGCTCCGCCGGCCCCGGCGAAGCCGGCCCAGAGGGCGATGGCCTTGGCCCGTTCGTTGGGGGGGAACACCGCGGAGATCAGCGAGAGGGTGGCCGGCATGACGAAGGCCGCACCGATGCCGCTCACGCCGCGCCCGATGATCACCTGGACGGGTTCATCGGCGAGGCCGCTGATCGCCGAGCCGAGCGCGAAGATGACAAGGCCTACCAGCAGCGCACCCTTGCGACCGAAGCGGTCACCCAGAGCTCCCGCCGTCAACAGGAGCCCGGCGAAGACGATGGCGTAGGCGTCGATGATCCACTGCAGTTCGGTGGCCGTCGCCCCGAGTTCGCGTTGCATGTTGGGGATGGCGACGTTGAGTCCCGAGACGGACATGACGACCATCACGAGGCTGAGGCACATCACGCCCAGCAGGATCCAGCGCCGGGCGTGGATCTCAGGGTCTTCGTGCAGTGGGCGGCTGGGGTCGGCGGCGACGGGGGGTGCCATCTCGACGTCATCTCCGGGTTGTCGGACGTGCAACTGTGAAACGGGACCGTTTCGTATCGAACGAAACGCTACCGTCTCACATTTGCGCCGACAACCGAATTTGCGAATGCGTCCGACGTAGAGCGGTCAGCTCACGACGATGGCGTCTGATCCCCACGGGGTGACCGTGCCCGTCGCTCCGTCCCGGAACCGGTCCGGCAGTTCGTCGACCATGTCCCAGGCCATGGACAGTCGCCCGAATCCCACGCAGAGGGCGATGGTCATCCCGAGTTCCACGACCTCCGCGTCGGAGAAGTGCTCGCGCAGCATGACGAAGGTGTCGTCGTCGATGGACCAGTGGTCGGCGGCCATGAGGTCCGCGAATCGCAGCGCGGCGCGCTCGGCGTCTGTGAGGTCGGTCGCCTCATCCGGTGCCTGCAGCTGGCAGACGAGGTCCTCGGTGACCCCGTCGTTGACCGCGTCCGCATAGCGGATCGCCATGCAGCTGCGGCACTGGTTGTGGAAGGCGATCCGGAGTCGGACCAGCTCGAGTAGGCGTCGGGGGAGCAGGCCGGGTGTCTTCATCGCCCCGGCGAACTGCGCGTACGCCTTGGCCAGCTCGGGTCGATGGCCGTAGATCCGCATGTTGCCGAGTTCGAGTGGTGTGCGGTGGTCGGCGTCGACCATCTCCGCCAGTTCCGGGTCGAGCTCTGATGCCGACAGCATCGGGATACGCGCCATCTTGTTCCCCCTGGGTAGCTGGTCCAATGGTGCCATGCCGACACCGCCTCCGGTACTTCGACGTGACGCCGGCACCTCACCTGGTACCGCGGGCCAGTGCGTCGGACAGCGAGCGCTCACCTGCTCCGCGAGGTCCCAGAACAGCTCCTCGGATGCGGTGCGGTCACTCATGTGAGGTTCTCCTGTAGCCAGCGGTGCACGGGCCCGCACTGCTCCAGCCTCCGCGCCGCCCAGGTCACGAAGCGGGCGTTGCGTGCGGCGGCGGGGATCGGTTCGGACCACCGGACCCAGAATCCCTTGTGGCGCAGGAGGTCCGCCCGGGGGTGGTCGGCTCCCCAGGGGGCCGGGACCCGCTTGAGTTCCTGCCCGTGGACCTCGGCACCCGTGGCCGATGCGAGCGTGGCGATGACCGCCTCGAGTTCGGCCCCGGGCGCACCGGCGACGGCGTCGCGCCACCGCTGCCTCACCGGGCCGTCGAATGAGAGCCCGCTGGAGAAGCCGACGTCCTCCGCGGTGAGCCGTAACCAGAGTGTCGGGGTGCGTCGCCTGTCGGTCCCGCCCCACCAGGTGAGCAGCAGGTGATCCTTGTAGAGAGTCGATGTGTCGCGGGCGAAGCGCAGATCCCGGTTCAGCGGCGAGATGGACCCGCCGACCTTCGTCTCCCAGACCAGGCCGTCGTCGACCGAGGATCGAAGCCGGTCGCCGATGTCGCCAACGAGCGCTCTTGCCGGTTCGATCAATTCGCTGGCCACGCGTGGCTTGCGGTCGTGGTACTCCTCCCGGGTCCAGCCAGGGAGCTCGTCGACGATCCCGAGGCCGGCACGGAAGCCGGCGAAGCCCTCAGAAGGGCGATCGGTGTGGGTCGCTGCGTTCATGGCATGATCCTGCCAGCGTCGTGTGACACCAGTCGACACGCGTTGATCGTTATATCGGATACCGCTATATTGTTGCCGTGACGGTTCCACGATCCCACCTGCACGTGTTGGTCGTCCTCGCAGCCGGTGACAGCCACGGCTACGGGATCATGGCCGAAGCCGACGAACTCACCGGTGGGCGGGCCGGCCTCGGTCCCGGTTCTCTGTACGCGGCACTCGGTCGACTCATCGACCTCGGCCTCATCATCGAGACCGACGAGCGCCCGAGCCCCGAACTCGACGACGCCCGGCGCCGCTACTACCGCATCACAACGCAGGGCCGTGCCGTGCTGGCCGAAGAACTCGCACGCCTGGACCGCATCGTCGCCTACGCCCGTTCCAACAACGTCGCCTGGACCACCTGAGATGCCGACCCGTCGCGTGCGCCGGCACCTGGCGATCTACAGGCAGGTCTGGCGCCTGGCACCGCCCACGCACCGCGCGCGCCACGAGGCCGACCAGTTGGCACTCGCGGAGGACCTCGTGCGCTTCGGCGGGTCCGCGTGGCACCTCTGGCGCTCCGTGCCCGGCGACCTGGCCCGCGTGGCGAAGCTCCACCTGCGTGACACGGTCGGTCACCTGTGCGGAGGACTCGCCGCCCTCGGCGCGGCCGCCGAGGTGATCCTCGCCGCGGTCCTCACGGTCGTCCTCCTCTGGGTGGGCGGCACGCCGGTCGTGGTCGGCTTCATCGCAGCAGGGCTCGTCGCCCATGGCGCGCTCGTGGGAGCAACCCTGCGCACGACGCCACGGGGCCCGGCGGGACGGGGTCTCACCGTGGTCGAGACGTGCATCGCCGTGGCAGCCCTCGGGTGGACGGCCGTCGCGTCGGCTCGGCTCGTGGGCGCGTCTGATCCGGAGTACGGGCCGGTCGTCGTGTCGGCGGCGGTCGCTGCGACGGCGTGCGCATCGCTGATCCATCGCCTGGCGCCACCGGCGGCCACCGCCACCTGAGCCTGTGACCACCGGCCGCGCCTACCGGTCGTGCGGCCCCGACACCGAGGTCGCGGTGATGTCGCGGTAGATTCGCGACCGGCCGGAGCTCCCCGACGCTGGAATCCGAACGGGACCTGCCGATGGTCTTCTCGTCGGGCGAGGGGCCCCGCACACATCGACCTGGCGGTATGGGAAGGATTCTCCCGTGAGTTACCGGTTCGAGACCGGCGAGCGCGTCGACGACGCAGCCCGCCGCATCGCGGACGAACAGATACAGGGAGCTCTCGCGACCCTCGACGACCTCGACCATCTCGGCATCGTCGAGTCGGTCCACGACGTCCGCAAGCGCTGCAAGAAGCTGCGCGGCCTGGCCCGTCTGGTGCGGCCCTCGCTCGGCGGGGGGTTCAGCCGCCTCAACGTCCACTTCAGAGATCTCTCCCGGGGCCTGTCCGCGATACGCGACGCGCACGCCGTCCTCGAGACGTTCGACCACCTGGTCGAGGCCAACCGTCACCATGCACCCGGGGGCTTCCCCTCGGTGCGCGCTGAGCTCGAACGTCGCTCCGAAGAGGTGTCGGCGTCCCTCTCCGCCGGCGACGAACGTCTCGACGTCGCCCGGCGCCAGCTGCGTGCGGGCCGCCTGATCGCCGGGAGCTGGGATCTCGGCGACGACCTGGATGCGATTGCAGCGGGTGTGGGCGCGACCTACGCCCGGTCGCGCCGGGCGTTGAAACGCTCCGCCACGTCACCCGACGACGACGCTCTCCACGACTGGCGCAAGCGCGTCAAGTACCTCTGGTACGAGGTACGGCTCCTCGAGATGGCGGCGCCGAGCGTGCTCACCCCCATGGGGGACGGTCTGAAGGCCCTCTCCGATGCCCTCGGTGACGACCACGACCTCGCCGTCCTCTCCGCGTGGCTGCACGCCGGCGGCGAGGGTTTCGCAACGGCTTCCGAACGGTCCGAACTCGATCTCGTCCTGGCCCATCAGCGCGCCGACCTCCTCCGGCGCTCCCGCCGTCTCGGAGCGCGACTACTCGCAGAGGACACGCAGGCCTTCACGGCCCGCTTCGGCTCGTATCTCGCAACGTGGCGTGCCGTCGGCGACGAGCTCCCCTGCGGGAAGATCACCTCGCTCCCGTCGAGCTGACCCGCCCAGGCCAGCACGGTCGGGCTCCTGGAAGTTTCGCTCCGTCCCGGTGCGGGTAACCCTCGACGTGACATGACGAACACCACCCGAAACCCCCACCACGCCCCCGAGCCCCCGGTCGCCGTGGAGCTCCAGCCGTTCCGCGAGACCAACGTCGTGGCCGTGTACCCACACCCCGACCGTGCCCGCGAGGTGCTCGCCGCACTCGAACGCGACGGCCTCGACGGCGGGCAGGCGTCCTTCGTCTCGGGTGCCCCGCCCATGGGTCGCGCCGATCGCCGCTTCCTCGGCCTGACTGCCCGACGCCTCGGTGTCGGAGTGCTCGGCGGGGTTCTGGCCGGGCTGATACTCGGTGTCATCGTGGGCGGCGTCGTCTCGGCGACATCGGACACTTCCGGAGCAACGGTGTGGTCGGCCACCCTCGTGGGCCTCGCCGCCTTCGGGGCCGCGGTCGGCGCCTTCTACAGTCTCTTCGCCCGCTCCGCCGCCTCGACGGCGTGGCGTGAGACCTTCGCCGCCGACCCGGATGCCCCTGCCCGCATCGTGGTGCATCTCGACGACGGCGATCGCACCGACGACATCCGCCGCGTGCTGGAACTCGGTGGGCCGACGGCCATCAGTGTTCTGGACCAGCGCGGCCGCCCCATCGAGTCGCCGGCCCCCTGATCAGTCTCAGCGGGGGCGGGCGAGGACCGCAGCTGCGGCCGCCGCACCCGAGCAGACGGCACCCTCGACGCGTGCCGATCCGAAGGCGTCGCCCGCGAGAATCACCGGCGGGTCGGTGTCGAGAACGGCGCAGGCCTCGGGCCACAGCGTCACCGGTGCCGCGTAGCGCCACCGTTGGATCGAGAACCCGCTGACCCCAGCGCCCGACGTCCACGGCGCAGCGGCAGCCCACATCTCGGCCACCACCGTCTCGTCGTCGCTGCGCCACAGGCGCCGTGACGCCGCCGCGGTCGCGTGCAGCGTGAGAACCGGTTCGGTCGATATCCCCTTCGCGGAGTTGTCCGCGACGAAAGCCAGATCGGAGTCGGCGGGACGTTGAACCGCACCGGGCGCAGGCACCGCCGTCGGGCCGTCGGGGACGACCATCAGCGCGATCGTCGGCTCGTAGCGGATCGTCGCAAGGCGATCGTCGAGGTCCGGCGAGGCCACCATTCTGCTGGCCACCAACAGGGCCAGCGCCTGAGGCACGGGAGCCGTGACGATGTACGCGTCGGCCGGTTCGTCGCGAAGGTCACGCACGGTGTGCGAGACCGTGACGTCGAGATCCCGGGCGAGCCACTTCGCCAGATCGGTCATGCCGTCGCTGCCACGCCAGCGCACGTGGCCGTCATCGGCCTCGAAGCCCCGGCACCACTCGGCGACGACCCCGTCGGCGGCAGCCTCGTCGACGAGTGCCCGGAACACGTCGGTACGCACGGTGAAGAACTGGGCGCCGTGGTCAGCGCGTGCCGCCCCCAGACGACGGGTAGCCATGCGACCGCCGACCCCGCGCCCCTTGTCGAGCACGCGGACGTTCACGCCGGCGCGGACCAATTCCCGTCCGGCGGTCAGTCCGGCGAGACCCGCGCCGACGATGACGACGTCGATGACGTCCCTCCCCGTCGACGCGGAGCCGCTCAGACCTTCAGCAGCATCGCGTCGCCCTGACCGCCGCCACCGCAGAGGGTGGCCATGGCGAGCCCGCCGCCACGGCGTCCGAGCTCGAGGGCCGCGTGCAGAGCGAGGCGGGTACCCGATGCGCCGATGGGGTGACCCAGTGCGATTGCGCCGCCGTTGACGTTGACGATGTCGGTCGAGACACCCAGCTCGTCCATCGATGCGAGAGCGACCGCGGCGAACGCCTCGTTGATCTCGAACAGGTCGACGTCGCCGACACCGAGGCCGGCCTTGGCGAGCGCGGCGAGCGCGGCCTGCGATGGCTGGTTGAGAAGTGAGGTGTTGGGGCCGGCGACCTGACCGAAGCTGACGATCTCCGCCAGCGGCGCCAGCCCGAGTTCTTCCGCCTTGGCCTTGGACATCACGACGACGGCGGCGCCGCCGTCGGAGATCTGGGACGCGTTCCCGGCGGTGATGTTGCCCGACTCGGCGAACGCCGGGCGCAGACCACCGAGCTTCTCGGCGGTGGTGCCGGGCCGGATGCCCTCGTCTTCGGAGATGACGATCGGGTCACCCTTGCGTTGGGGGATCTCGAACGGGACGATCTCGGCGTCGAAGAGGCCGTCCTTCTGTGCGGCCGCGGCCCGCTCGTGTGAGGCCGCCGCGATCTCGTCCTGGGGCCCGCGGGCGATGTCCTTCGATGCCGCGTAGCGTTCCGTGCTCTCACCCATGGCGCAGATGTCGAAAGCGCAGGTCAGTCCGTCTTTCTGCATCGAGTCGTGGACCGTGCCGTCGCCGTAGCGGAATCCGGAGCGGCCCTCGAGCAGCAGGTAGGGGGCGCGCGTCATGTTCTCCATGCCACCGGCGACGACGATGTCCGCCTCGCCCGCGGCGATCATCAGGTCCGCCTGGTGGATGGCGTTGAGCCCCGACAGACATGCCTTGTTCACGAGGTGCGACGGAACGCTCATCGGCAGACCACCGGCCACGGCGGCCTGGCGGGCGGGGACCTGGCCGGACCCGGCCAGGATGACCTGGCCCATGATCGCGTAGTCCACGTCATCACCGGAGATGCCGGCTTTCGCGAGTGCACCGGCGATGGCGGCACCGCCGAGGTCTGTGGCGGAGACCGACGACAGGCCTCCCTGGAACTTCCCGATAGGGGTGCGGGCACCTGCGACGATGACGGAACCGGCCATGGTTCGGACCTCCGGATCAAACGAGCGTTTGGTCCTCCAACCCTACCGGCTGCGGCTACCTCAGAGCCGGGGAAGGGCCTCGAGCGGACCGACGGGACCGGTGCGGCGGTACCACTCGTAGCGGTAGACGGCGGCGAAGTCGCCCGTC
The nucleotide sequence above comes from Acidimicrobiales bacterium. Encoded proteins:
- a CDS encoding DUF2461 family protein, coding for MNAATHTDRPSEGFAGFRAGLGIVDELPGWTREEYHDRKPRVASELIEPARALVGDIGDRLRSSVDDGLVWETKVGGSISPLNRDLRFARDTSTLYKDHLLLTWWGGTDRRRTPTLWLRLTAEDVGFSSGLSFDGPVRQRWRDAVAGAPGAELEAVIATLASATGAEVHGQELKRVPAPWGADHPRADLLRHKGFWVRWSEPIPAAARNARFVTWAARRLEQCGPVHRWLQENLT
- a CDS encoding CHAD domain-containing protein, translating into MSYRFETGERVDDAARRIADEQIQGALATLDDLDHLGIVESVHDVRKRCKKLRGLARLVRPSLGGGFSRLNVHFRDLSRGLSAIRDAHAVLETFDHLVEANRHHAPGGFPSVRAELERRSEEVSASLSAGDERLDVARRQLRAGRLIAGSWDLGDDLDAIAAGVGATYARSRRALKRSATSPDDDALHDWRKRVKYLWYEVRLLEMAAPSVLTPMGDGLKALSDALGDDHDLAVLSAWLHAGGEGFATASERSELDLVLAHQRADLLRRSRRLGARLLAEDTQAFTARFGSYLATWRAVGDELPCGKITSLPSS
- a CDS encoding carboxymuconolactone decarboxylase family protein, with product MSDRTASEELFWDLAEQVSARCPTHWPAVPGEVPASRRSTGGGVGMAPLDQLPRGNKMARIPMLSASELDPELAEMVDADHRTPLELGNMRIYGHRPELAKAYAQFAGAMKTPGLLPRRLLELVRLRIAFHNQCRSCMAIRYADAVNDGVTEDLVCQLQAPDEATDLTDAERAALRFADLMAADHWSIDDDTFVMLREHFSDAEVVELGMTIALCVGFGRLSMAWDMVDELPDRFRDGATGTVTPWGSDAIVVS
- a CDS encoding PadR family transcriptional regulator, which gives rise to MTVPRSHLHVLVVLAAGDSHGYGIMAEADELTGGRAGLGPGSLYAALGRLIDLGLIIETDERPSPELDDARRRYYRITTQGRAVLAEELARLDRIVAYARSNNVAWTT
- a CDS encoding FAD-dependent oxidoreductase; the protein is MRWRRSGRRDAAEGLSGSASTGRDVIDVVIVGAGLAGLTAGRELVRAGVNVRVLDKGRGVGGRMATRRLGAARADHGAQFFTVRTDVFRALVDEAAADGVVAEWCRGFEADDGHVRWRGSDGMTDLAKWLARDLDVTVSHTVRDLRDEPADAYIVTAPVPQALALLVASRMVASPDLDDRLATIRYEPTIALMVVPDGPTAVPAPGAVQRPADSDLAFVADNSAKGISTEPVLTLHATAAASRRLWRSDDETVVAEMWAAAAPWTSGAGVSGFSIQRWRYAAPVTLWPEACAVLDTDPPVILAGDAFGSARVEGAVCSGAAAAAAVLARPR
- a CDS encoding acetyl-CoA C-acyltransferase, translated to MAGSVIVAGARTPIGKFQGGLSSVSATDLGGAAIAGALAKAGISGDDVDYAIMGQVILAGSGQVPARQAAVAGGLPMSVPSHLVNKACLSGLNAIHQADLMIAAGEADIVVAGGMENMTRAPYLLLEGRSGFRYGDGTVHDSMQKDGLTCAFDICAMGESTERYAASKDIARGPQDEIAAASHERAAAAQKDGLFDAEIVPFEIPQRKGDPIVISEDEGIRPGTTAEKLGGLRPAFAESGNITAGNASQISDGGAAVVVMSKAKAEELGLAPLAEIVSFGQVAGPNTSLLNQPSQAALAALAKAGLGVGDVDLFEINEAFAAVALASMDELGVSTDIVNVNGGAIALGHPIGASGTRLALHAALELGRRGGGLAMATLCGGGGQGDAMLLKV